The Caloenas nicobarica isolate bCalNic1 chromosome Z, bCalNic1.hap1, whole genome shotgun sequence genome has a segment encoding these proteins:
- the UTP15 gene encoding U3 small nucleolar RNA-associated protein 15 homolog has protein sequence MAAYKPVVVQAFPKLGEKITQDTLYWRGYKTPVQIKEFGAVNKIHFSPVPPYNYAVTASSRIHIYGRYSQEPIKTFSRFKDAAYCATYRDDGNLLVAGSEEGSIRLFDISGRAPLRQFDGPTKAVHVVGFLSDKYRIFSGGDDYSSSLWDIPNGTEIISYKEHTDYVRCGCASKVNADVFITGSYDHTVKLFDARTKSSVMTIEHGHPVESVLLFQSGGLLVSAGGRYVKVWDILKGGQLLVSLKNHHKTVTCLCLNSSGQRLLSGSLDRHVKIYSTTSYKVVHSFNYATSILSLALSPEDETIVVGMTNGVLNVKHRKPEERKEESQKKRQPAYRTYVKGRTYMPKQEDFCVSKPVKRVLRKYDKLLKSFQSSKALDAVLEPPIRLHTPEVTVAVMQELHRRGTLRSALAGRDEKQINLLLTFVARRVIEPRFTPVLVTVADMITDIYQPVVGQSAIVDRQFLKLQEAIGKEIDYQEELLEVLGMMDTLFATFTKKSATYPEENKSNGLTETIETITNN, from the exons ATGGCCGCGTACAAGCCGGTGGTGGTTCAGGCGTTCCCCAAGCTCGGGGAGAAGATTACGCAGGACACGCTGTACTGGCGGGGCTACAAG ACACCTGTTCAGATAAAGGAATTTGGTGCAGTAAATAAAATCCACttctctccagttcctccatATAACTATGCTGTCACAGCCTCCTCAAGG ATCCACATTTATGGTCGTTACTCTCAGGAAccaatcaaaacattttctcgGTTCAAAGATGCTGCTTATTGTGCCACATACCGTGATGATGGCAATCTGCTTGTGGCTGGCAGCGAGGAAGGTAGCATTCGCCTCTTTGACATTAGTGGAAGAGCACCGCTGAGACAATTTGATGGTCCTACTAA AGCTGTTCATGTAGTGGGCTTCCTGTCTGATAAATACCGAATATTTTCTGGTGGTGATGATTATTCGTCAAGTTTGTGGGATATTCCAAATGGTACAGAAATCATCTCATACAAGGAGCATACTGACTATGTGAGGTGCGGCTGTGCAAGTAAAGTGAATGCAGATGTCTTTATAACag GTTCTTATGATCATACCGTGAAACTATTTGATGCACGAACAAAAAGTAGTGTCATGACAATAGAACATGGCCACCCTGTGGAGAGTGTGCTTCTATTCCAGTCTGGTGGGCTTCTAGTATCTGCAG GTGGTCGATATGTCAAAGTTTGGGATATACTAAAAGGCGGACAATTACTAGTTTCACTTAAAAATCACCATAAAACTGTAACTTGTTTATGCCTGAACAGCTCTGGCCAGAGGTTATTGTCAGGATCCTTGGACAG GCATGTGAAGATTTACAGTACTACTTCCTACAAAGTAGTTCACAGCTTTAACTATGCAACATCCATCCTCAGTCTTGCGTTGTCG CCTGAAGATGAAACCATAGTTGTAGGCATGACCAATGGAGTGCTAAAtgttaaacacagaaaacctgaagaaaggaaagaagagtcTCAAAAGAAGAGACAACCAGCATATAGAACCTATGTGAAAGGAAGAACTTACATGCCAAAACAG GAAGATTTCTGTGTCAGTAAACCAGTAAAACGCGTTTTGAGGAAATACGACAAGCTGCTGAAGAGCTTTCAGTCTTCCAAGGCCCTCGATGCAGTATTGGAG CCACCCATCAGGCTTCATACTCCTGAAGTTACAGTTGCAGTCATGCAGGAACTGCATCGCAGAGGAACACTGAGGAGTGCACTTGCAGGCCGAGACGAGAAGCAAATTAATCTCCTTCTTACTTTTGTGGCAAG ACGTGTGATTGAGCCTAGGTTTACTCCTGTACTGGTAACTGTTGCAGATATGATCACTG aCATTTATCAGCCTGTGGTTGGGCAATCGGCGATTGTCGATAGACAATTCTTGAAACTTCAAGAAGCCATAGGAAAAGAAATTGACTATCAAGAGGAACTACTAGAAGTTTTGGGAATGATGGATACACTGTTTGCTACTTTTACTAAGAAAAGTGCTACTTATCCAGAAGAGAACAAAAGTAATGGTCTTACAGAGACCATTGAAACAATTACGAATAATTGA
- the ANKRA2 gene encoding ankyrin repeat family A protein 2 has translation MASSTNLDVGAQLIVEECTTSYSLPPMPDIKVEHQLDSSTEEGPAQSVAMGMKFILPNRFDMNVCSRFVKSLNEEDSKNIQDQVNSDLEVASVLFKAECNIHTSPSPGIQVRHVYTPSTTKHFSPIKQSTTLTNKHRGNEVSTTPLLVNSLSVHQLAAQGEMLYLATRIEQENVINHKDEEGFTPLMWAAAHGQIAVVEFLLQNGADPQILGKGRESALSLACSKGYTDIVKMLLDCGVDVNEYDWNGGTPLLYAVHGNHVKCVKILLESGADPTIETDAGYNSMDLAVALGYRSVQQVIESHLLRLLQNIKE, from the exons ATGGCATCTTCAACAAACTTAGATGTTGGTGCCCAGTTAATTGTGGAAGAATGTACCACTAGCTACAGCCTTCCACCCATGCCAGACATCAAGGTGGAGCATCAGCTTGACTCCAGCACAGAGGAGGGCCCAGCTCAGAGTGTCGCCATGGGAATGAAATTCATTTTGCCCAACAGATTTGATATGAACGTCTGCTCACGATTTGTGAAATCTTTGAATGAGGAGGACAGTAAAAATATTCAAGACCAAGTTAACTCTGACCTTGAAGTGGCATCTGTCTTATTTAAAG CTGAATGCAACATCCACACTTCTCCTTCCCCTGGTATCCAAGTAAGACATGTTTATACTCCATCAACTACTAAGCATTTCTCACCAATAAAACAGTCAACTACCCTAACTAACAAACACAGGGGAAATGAAGTTTCTACAACACCTCTGCTTGTAAACT ctttatcagTTCATCAGCTGGCTGCTCAGGGAGAAATGTTATATCTGGCCACACGTATTGAACAAG aaaatgttatcAATCATAAGGATGAAGAAGGATTTACCCCTCTGATGTGGGCTGCAGCTCATGGGCAGATAGCAGTAGTGGAATTTCTCCTCCagaat ggTGCAGATCCTCAGATTTTGGGCAAAGGGCGAGAAAGTGCCCTATCACTGGCTTGCAGTAAAGGATACACAGATATTGTCAAAATGCTGCTGGACTGTGGAGTTGATGTCAATGAGTATGACTGG AATGGAGGCACACCTCTACTATATGCAGTACATGGGAACCATGTGAAATGTGTAAAAATTCTCCTTG AAAGTGGTGCTGATCCAACTATTGAAACAGATGCTGGCTATAATTCCATGGATTTGGCTGTAGCTTTGGGATATCGGAGTG tTCAACAGGTTATTGAGTCTCATTTATTAAGGCTTCTTCAAAATATCAAGGAATAA